TCCGGTGCCGCATATTGGAAATTTGCTAAGCGATCCTGTTGTTGTGTTTCAACGGCGGTAAGGAGATCTTGTTCTTCAAAATGCGCAATTCCGAAGTCGGTGACAACTAGTTTTTGCTGAATTCTATCGACGAGAATATTTTCAGGTTTAAGATCTCTATGAAAGCAACCGGTTAAGTGTGCAGCTTCAACGGCATCAAGCATCTGGGTGATGAATCTAAATCCCTCAGTTCCTCTAAGAGTTTTCATGTACTCGCGGAACGTCTTTGGATAAAGAGGCATGACATAGAAGAGAGACTTTATTCCATCTGTGGTATGCACACCATGATCAAGAATTTGGATAATTCCAGGGTGTAGATTCTTTTGACAAAAACCGATCTCATTTTTGAAGCGCTTCGATTTAATTGTGCTTTGATTTGGTTTTAAAACTTTAACGGCTACTTTTTGTCCATCGCTGGATTGTGCTGAAAATACTGTTCCAGAGCCACCATTTCCAATTACTTTGTCGAGAGTGTATTCATCAAAAGTGGTTGATAAAACAGAGCCTTTGCCGGGAGTTTTAATTGGTGATGGTATTTTGTTTTCTGTTTTCATTATTTCTCTATTTCGAGATTCCTCGGCGTACATTTGAATTTGCTTTAATGATTGAAGAACTTTTGTGAGTTTGGTCTTGTCGCTAACCGATACGCTAGAGACTAATATTTCATCTGCAAGTAGACGTTTTGCTTCATATTGTAAGCCAGAGTCTTCGATTGAATTGACGAATGTTTCAAGTTTCCTAAACCAAGCAAGTGTATTGGTAGATCGGGAAATAGGATCTTGTAGGGTGCGAATTTCTTCGCCGTTATCAATAAGGATTAAAAGTTCAGAAAACATTTTATTTTTTCACAATCTTTGCGGGTTTCATTTTGGTGAAACAATCAAAACTCTTCCAGTCTTTGATCGGCACAATAGGATATTTAGAAAAATTAGTTTTCTCAGTATCATTGATTTGGGGGAGGACTTCTTTTTTAAGTTCTGTGAGTTTGATCTCGCGCTCTGCCATCACATCGCCCTTGTCGGTTTGATTGTAAATGAATGCCAGCATCTTCTTTGGCGGAGTCTCATCTAAGACGATCTTAAAGAATTGATTTGGAATCGGTAGGCCGCTCTTAAGAGTTTTCAGGTTTTTCCCTAGAATTGGTCCTGTGATGACTTTCACTTCTTCCTCACCGCAAGCCCATTTTCTCACCTGATCTTCCAGTTTGAGCCATGCATCGCGGTTCAGATTTGGTTTCTGCGGCGCCATATTCGACATCACAAAGGTCTCATCCTGCGCCTCTTGGTTAAAGCCAAAGTCTTTCGAATTCGCCAAATGTCCTTGATCGTAGCCGGTCTTTAGATATTCGCTGGGCTTAACTATTAGCTCTTTGTAGTCGGCAAGCAGAGGGTCTGCTTTGAA
The nucleotide sequence above comes from Bdellovibrio svalbardensis. Encoded proteins:
- a CDS encoding serine/threonine-protein kinase; this translates as MFSELLILIDNGEEIRTLQDPISRSTNTLAWFRKLETFVNSIEDSGLQYEAKRLLADEILVSSVSVSDKTKLTKVLQSLKQIQMYAEESRNREIMKTENKIPSPIKTPGKGSVLSTTFDEYTLDKVIGNGGSGTVFSAQSSDGQKVAVKVLKPNQSTIKSKRFKNEIGFCQKNLHPGIIQILDHGVHTTDGIKSLFYVMPLYPKTFREYMKTLRGTEGFRFITQMLDAVEAAHLTGCFHRDLKPENILVDRIQQKLVVTDFGIAHFEEQDLLTAVETQQQDRLANFQYAAPEQRYKGGIVDHRADIYALGLITNEIFTGEVPHGTGFKSIGGIVPELKYLDKIVEKMIHQDPNFRYQNISLIKQEIEALGKASLIQQKLNVLSKEVVAESDVSDDPLIANPIKIVTIDHNGRSLVCTLNQTPSNLWERLFGQGSYSYVLNHPPQAAAFRANICNFPCEITQVERILPDLKRYIESTNGIYKAHIESLRKQEIANQKAANAREIEFQKQRMEMLSKIKL
- a CDS encoding DNA/RNA non-specific endonuclease; protein product: MKYILLVALSTLIISCQTSPPKQELSLPSDTVGLAPLAKSPPSVLILDHKYFVVTYDRPTRLARHVTYSLTATQLKNSANATRSNKFKADPLLADYKELIVKPSEYLKTGYDQGHLANSKDFGFNQEAQDETFVMSNMAPQKPNLNRDAWLKLEDQVRKWACGEEEVKVITGPILGKNLKTLKSGLPIPNQFFKIVLDETPPKKMLAFIYNQTDKGDVMAEREIKLTELKKEVLPQINDTEKTNFSKYPIVPIKDWKSFDCFTKMKPAKIVKK